TTTAGATTTTCGAAGTCACAGGTCGCCGTGTGTGTACTTTGGGGCAGCAGCCTTGTATTAGGTGTCACCAGTCTCCGCTCACACACGTCAGGCCAGAGCCCCGGACAGCTGGGCGAGTCCTCCAGGGCCAGCAGCAAGGCCTGTGTCCAGCTGCGAGCAGAGCTGGGTGGCGGCCAGTCCGGGGCCTACACGTGCACTGGACATGGACATTCACCTGGAATGTTCTCGTTATTGAACTTTCCTGTTACTTGAGTATTACCAGGAAGTTCtttatttcaaactttttaaaacatgtatgGTCCGGGTCAGCACAGCACAGCGTGCCAGGTTGGACAGTCTGGGCCATGTTCCCCACCACCCTGCCCAGGCCACCCGGGTCTTCAGACCCGCAGTGCTCCCCGGGGCTGCTCTGCTCCCACATTCCCCCACAGCACCCCGCCTCGGGGCTGCTCAGGGACCACATCTCCACTGCCCCCCATCTCCTCCACCGGCAGCCTGCACGCAGCTGCAGAGGAGCGGCCGTGGGCACCGCGGGGTGGGCCTGCTTCGTGCCTGAGCTAGACAGGTGTTAATAACTCGAACAGGTGAGCGGCAGGTAAATTGTGAGTGCTCCACAAAGCTGGTTGCTGGGGTCTCGTGCTGCGTACTGCCCAGCTCGGGGCTTTGCGTGTCTGCGGTCACGCGTGTGGGCTGGCGGCAGTGGACAGCAGCAGCAGTGCTGGGGCAGTCTGCATTGTGTGCCCTCTGAGGCAGGGGCCTCTGGAAGGGTGTGTGTCTGTCTTTATAAACCAGTGCGTTACTCTAAGATAAGTGAGGAACGTCTCTCTTTTCACAAGTAGGAGGAGATATAAAAGTGCTCCTTTTTGTGGAGTTAGGCTGCAGAGGTTGTCTTAAGTGTGAGCAGCAACGCGCAGCCTGAACGTGGTTGGGGCGTAGGTGGGACCGCCTTCTCGTCCTGGCCACGGGGCGGACACTAGGGTTAGGGTTCGGCTTCTCAGGTGGGTGGTGGCTGGGCCAGAGCGTCACACCTGGAGGCGTCATAACAGGTCCTGACACTCGCAGGGCCCGGGGTTCAAGGATGACGTCACCCCTTGGAGTGTCTGGACACCCAGTGCTGTGACATCTTTTCTCGTTTGTCACTGTCCCCCATGGGGACCCTTCTTGTGATGACGGTGGCTGGGAGGGCACAGAGGGCCTGGGGTCCCCGCTTCTGAGACATCCATGGATGTCACTTGTTAAAGAGAACTTGAACCCATGTGACTCCTGTGTCCCCGCCTGCTGTCCCAGCCCTTCTGTCACGTAGCTCCCCACGCCACCCTCATCCTGGACTGGCATTTAGCACCAGATGGTCAAGGGCAAGGTAGAGAGGGCGCGGAGGGGCGGGTGTGGCCGTGCTGTGCCCCTGGTGTGCTGACTGAACTTTCTGTTCCCACAGACTGGAAACCAGCACATTTATCAGCCTGTGGGAAAACCAGGTAAACGAAGAAAGAAATTGTGTATTAAGTCTGTATAACTTGCGTATAACTTGCCGAGAGTGGATTCTAAATGTGTAAGTTTCTTAGCTCTGGAAGCCACGGCAAGTCAGCACACACACAGGTTGGAAAGGGAGCCTGTGTCACACATCGGAAGCGCCCGCAGGCTGCCTCTGCCAACCGGGTGGCCGCTGAGACTACAGGGCCGTGGTATGGGGCAGGGCTGTCTCCGCGCTCCTTATGAAGGTCCCTCACGAGACTCGTTCCCTTTTCCAGATCCTGCAGCTCCACCAAAGAAGCCACCGCGGCCCGGAGCGCCTGGCCCCCTGGGCAGCCTCGCCGGCCTTGGCAGCCCTGCAGACAGTTACAACGAGGGCGTCAAGGTGGGTTTGGAGCCTGGCTCTGCTCAAGGCACGGTTGGGGAACCGTGGGTGGAGTTGTTGCTGAGGCGACTGCAAGGTGGTGTCTGGGGGCTGAAGGCACAGTCCGTCTGGTTCCAAACCGTTTGAGAGTCAGGAACAAGCTTTGCCGAAAACCTTTCCCTGTTTTATCTTGGGGACAAATTCCAGGACCCCAGTCAGGTCCCCGCCTTCTCAGTGCATCCTTGTGTCAGGCAGAGTGATGCTTTGGAGTGAAGTGTGTGGTGGCCTCTGGTTCTAGAACTAAATTAAACCCAGATGTTGGGGTGAGTGAGACCTTGCAGGATCCGTCTTCATGTCCATTCGTGGGCTGAGTGGATGCTTCCATCACGTTCCATCTGGGGCCAGGCCTGCGTTTGCAGACCACGCTGCGTGGAACCCGGCCTGGCGGCTGACACTTCTCCATGGCTCTGAGCCCTCTCTCACCCGCCCGGTGCCCTGAGCAGAGCAGTTGGGGTTCAGGCCCTCCCTGTCCACATGGAGACCCTGGGGGAAGCCCCCTTCTCCGTCATGCTCACTCAGGGAGAGGCGAGCGCAGCTTCCACCAGAGAGCAGTCCCCTCTCTGCTGCAGGctgctctgacccctcctccACGGTTCAGTATCTGAAGTCAGGGTGCTGTGCTGCTTTGATTGGCAGCGTTCTTTCTTTGTGGTGCAACGGAAGGTTGTGTCTTACACTAGCTACTGCTTAGTCATCACTGCAGTGTCAGCTGTGCATGCAGGCCCACCCACAACCTCGTTACCGAGCACCCCCGGGTGCTGTGACAGCCTGGCCCGCGTGGTTAAACCCGCACATTGGCCTCAGCAAATCAGTGGTGTTACTCCATTTCCCGCTTTTCATGGGAGGTGACCAAGTTCACAGAGGTCAAGGGCGTGTCCCAGATTCTGGCTCTTGGACTGTGCCGCTGTGTGCCACAGCCCTGCAGAGCTCACGAGTGTAGACGCGCTGTTGGCTCAGGGGCCCAGGCGGGGCAGGGAAGAGGGAGTGTCATGTGGGGCACACACTGCGGACCCTGACAGCCCGGGTGGCTCCTGGCCTCCCACAACCCTGCTGGCCCCGCCCCAGGTATGCTCTGGGGAGGACAAAGGAGGACAGAGCCCTTTCTAACATGGTTCTTGACATAGATTCAAAGAAAGAGTGTGAAAGTAGGTTAATGAGCCTTTTCCATAAGCCACAAGAGCAGACTCCCAAAGTGGCTTGCAGTCCAGTGGAAAACCACCGCTAGAAGTAGACCAGGTGCCAGCTCAGAACTCTGGCGTGTTCATTTTTACAGTAGGAAGAACGTATGAATAAATATTACTGAGAATTCCCCTTAATATAGGGTGTTAAGCAAGTAGAACTCTTAATGGAATAGTATGCCTGCTTAGTGCTAAGAATGGAGATGTTTTAACACTTAGGAAGTAGGGTGTGTGTCCTGACCCATCACCCCTCTGTTTAGTGCAGGCTGTCTGGTCAGCCTGAGAGAACCCATGGTGTCAGCCCAAAAACCCtccaactggccctggccggttgactcagtggtagagcatcggcctggcgtacaggagtcccgggttcgattcccggccagggcacacagaagcacccatctgcttctccacccctccccctctccttcctctctgtctctctcttcccctcctgcagccaaggctccattggagcaaagttggcccgggcgctgaggatggctctatggcctctgcctcaggtgctggaatggctatggttgcaacagagcgacgccccagaggggcagagcatcgacccctggtgggcgtgcctggtagagcctggtcgggcgcatgcagcagtctgtctgactgcctccccgtttccaacttcagaaaaatacaaaaaaaaaaacaaccctcccACCAACTGGTGTGAAGTCACGCCCCAAGCAGCACGTAGCACAGGACCACCCTGTGTCCTCGGTGACTGTCGTTCAGTTCCGAATTACCAAGGCTTTAAGGAGCCCCACCTGAGTGGTTGGGACTGGCGGCATCCCTGTGGGTTTATTCTAACTGCTGCCTGCCAGAGTCTCCATGCTGTCAAGAAATAGGAAGTTTCCAGAAACTAGGAAATCAATAACAGATGCCTGTCCAAACTAAGCTTTTGCTTTGGGAGCGCCACTGCAGATGGTCCCAACGCTGTGACAAGCGTGGCTCAGGGAGGTGCAGAAGCACAAGGCCGTGAGCGCCCGTCCTGAGATCCAGGTCGTGTGCATGCCGAAGGGCTCAGCCTGAGGCTGCTCCTCCGGAAGCCCCTTCTGCTGGTCCCGTTCGCACGGCACGTCCCACCTCGCGGGACCAGGCCACCCTGGATGCTCAGCGCAGCTCCGAGCGACCTCCCTGTGCCTGCGTGCAGCACAGGGTAGAGGGTGGGACACAACACCTAGGATTCTGCTGAACTTACACACCAGAGGGCTGCTGCTTGCGGAGAACTCTAAGGAAGGGACACCCCACTCTCCAACTATTAGCTTTGCCTCTTAGGTCACAGTAGGGCAGCCTTGGTTTAAGATGTACAGAAGACATTAAATCAAACTTGTTAAGTTTAAAGTAAAGGAACTGAACCATAAGAATGGCTTCAAAAgaagagtttgttttgtttttaatataagctCCTAACGACTTGACTTGAAGCCCAGCCCGGTCCAGGAGTGGACTGTGGTGGTGCTGGGGGTGGAGTGCGGTCCTCTGAGCCACACAGAGGTCCAACGGGTAGCTCTCTGTGGTCACGAGCACATCTCCTTCCCTTCGGAAGATCCCTAATTCTTGTGATTCTTGCACGGCTGCCAGATTGTCATTCTTGGGCTTTGCATGTTTTCTGCATCTGTTTGGTGAGCACAGGCGTACACGGCAGGCGTCCTGCTGTGCCGTGCCCCGAGCAGACACACGCAGCTCTGTGCTGAAGCCGCGAGATGCAGTGGGGCCGACGTTGCCCTTTGTGTTCTGCTCGTGTGTGTGGACGGGGGTTTGTCTGCTGCCTTcattaatattgtttttctttttttcctctctctgataATCTCTTTAACCTTTCCTCACCTTCTGCTCAACAATAGCCGTGGAGGGTAAGCACATtgtatctgtgtgtctgtccgGCTCTATCACGCCCAGCGCTCTGCATGTGGCTGGACCAGAAATCAGGGCAGGGTGGGTGCTTGTGCTTGGTTCATCACTGGACAGCGAGGCGGGAGAGCGCCTGCGCAGGATTGGACTCTTGTCCTCCTCCCTCTTGTGCCCAGACCAGGCCCCCAAGCTCCAGGACCCTCGGGCAGAGGTGGCCCACGGGCTCAGAAATGGGCGCCCAGCATGGTGGCCTGAGCCCGGGCAGCAGGTTCCTGTGGGCACATGACACAGAGGCTGTTCTGTGGAGCCATTGTGGCCAAACTCATGTTTAAAGACTGTGAAGATGTCCCGGAGGCTCTGGTGAAGCTCAGTAGCCAGCTTATTTTGGGTGACATCTGGTGATGTCCCTGCCCGGGCGCCTGTGTCTCTTTCTGCATGGGAGCTGAGGCCACTCCCCAGGAAGTGCAGTGCTGGGCTCGGACGCACCACCACAGCCCGCAACACGTGCTGTCCGCTGGGGGGATGTGGGTCTGCCCACCCTTTACGATCACACAAGGCACAGCTACCCACCCAGTAGCTGGAGGGGCTTAGCTGAGCCGTGTCGTGTTCACCAAGTGGAAACGGTTAGTCTTCATGCAGAACGCTTGACTCCTTAGCCAGCTTCTCTGAAACCCTTGGCGAGGTGTGAGGTGCAGATTCTTTCTCTTCGGGTGGATGATTCTGGGGGAATCAAATCACTTCTCTGAGAATTCGGGGCTTTTTAGGATGTGTGTGAGTCCTTCTCCTGTCCTTTAACTGAGCTCAAAGTTAGAAAAATGTTCCATACGTGTCACTCGGATGAGTCCTGTGACTGTCATCCTCAAAATGGACTCTAACCCATGTGAACAAGAAAATCAGTTCTGTCATCTGCTTTGATCTCTTTTAAAGATGCTCCCTAACTGAGTCATGGTGATTGCCACCATCTCCTGGATAATGAAAGATAACCGGCTTCTGTGTTGGCAGCTTCAGCCCCAGGAAATCAGCCCCCCGCCCACCGCCAACCTGGACCGCTCCAATGACAGGGTGTACGAGAACGTGACAGGCCTGGTGAAGGCCGTCATCGAGATGTCCAGCAAGATCCAGCCAGCCCCGCCGGAGGAGTATGTCCCCATGGTGAAGGTAAGACCACCACAGCGCGTCCCAGCTGAAGAACGGCTTCACTGGGCGGGGAGGTCGCTGTGCGGAGAAGCTATGCGTCATAACCTTCATTGCTCCAATTGCCTGCCGCTCCTGACTGAGAGCCGAGGAGGGGCCTGTCCCGGAGCACAGTCTCCATAGTTCCTGCCCACATTGTGATTGTGAGTGAAGAAAGCAGGGGGCAGAGCTGCTCGGTGTGGTGGTGTCTGCGCAGACTACCGCACTGCGCAGCCGCGTGTCTGCGTGTCTGTGTGTCGGCGGCCCGCGCACTACCGCATTGCGCAGCCGCgtggctgtgtgtctgtgtgtcggCGGCCCGCGCACTACCGCACTGCGCAGCCGCGTGTCTGCGTGTCTGTGCCGGCGGCCCGCGCACTACCGCACTGCGCAGCCGCGTGTCTGCGTGTCTGTGCCGGCGGCCCGCGCACTACCGCACTGCGCAGCCGCgtggctgtgtgtgtctgtgccggCGGCCCGCGCACTACCGCACTGCGCAGCCGCgtggctgtgtgtgtctgtgccggCGGCCCGCGCACTACCGCACTGCGCAGCCGCGTGTCTGCGTGTCTGTGCCGGCGGCCCGCGCACTACCGCACTGCGCAGCcgcgtgtctgtgtgtctgtgccgGCGGGCCCACGCACTACCGCATTGCGCAGCCGCGTGTCTGCGTGTCTGTGCCGGCGGCCCGCGCACTACCGCACTGCGCAGCCGCgtggctgtgtgtgtctgtgccggCGGCCCGCGCACTACCACACTGTGCAGCCGCGTGTCTGCGTGTCTGTGCCGGCGGCCCCCGCACTATAGTCCTGCGCAGCCATGATGCTTTTCCTGGGGCCCGTAGAAGGCACCTGGGGAGAATGGACTCGGGAGCACTGTGAGGAGGGCTGTGTCGGGTCAGAGGTATGCTGTCCGCCCTCCCTGCTTTGGCAGGTGGGCACGGCTGATCTGGGCGGGCACTTTGCCCCGGACCCTCGTCTCCGTGGGCATGCGCCCCGCTCCCTGCCCTCGCGCAACCAAGCCTGGTGTCAGAGCGCAGCCTTCGGGCGAGCTGCCTCTGACTCCAACGGGCAGGCCCAGCCCCACGGGAGAGAGACATAGACACGTTCCTTGAGGTGGTAACGGGAGGTGAGAAGTAACTGAAAGGGAAGGTCGCGCCGCGTGACCCACGTGACCTGATGCCTGTGGTCCTGTCCGCTAGGAGGTCGGCCTGGCCCTGCGGACGTTGTTGGCCACTGTGGACGAGACCATCCCCGGGCTACCCGCCAGCACACACCGAGAGGTAGGGTAGGGCTCAGCCCTGCGCCGAGGCGGGCTGGGGCGGATGGGGACCCTAGGGCTGGGAACCTGGGGCGGGTGGGGACTCCGGGGTGGTGGGGACACGGGCCAGATAGGCGGGGACCCCAGGGCAGTGGGGATGCAGGCTAGGCAGGGGCACGGTGCCGGCAGGGATCCCGGGCCTGGTGGGGATGCAGGGCGGGGTCCCTCCTGACACGGCTGGCAGGTACCCAGGCAGCTCCTCCATGAGCCGGGGCTTACTGCCCACAACCCACGGGGGAGAGGGCACGGACAAGGCACGTGGAAGCACCAGGGAGGCGGCGGTCCTGACGCCCTCTTGTCCCTCCAGATCGAGATGGCCCAGAAGCTGTTGAACTCGGATCTGGGCGAGCTCATCAACAAGATGAAGCTGGCCCAGCAGTACGTGCTGACCAGCCTGCAGCAGGAGTACAAGAAGCAGATGCTGACGGCCGCCCACGCCCTGGCCGTGGACGCCAAGAACCTGCTGGACGTCATTGACCAGGCGCGACTGAAGATGCTGGGGCAGCCGCGGCCGCACTGAGCCGGCCTGCACCCGGGCGCCTCCACCAGCAGCCAGGACACGTCCTCCCGCCAGCGCCGATCGCCAACTCTTCTGGCTGACAGCTGGTCGAAATCTCTCATACAAGTTTAACCACATTTGattgggttcatttttttttttttttttttggaatcatGGTGTTCAGAAAAGCCTGGGATTCAAAATGTGGTGTTTTCTGAGAATACAGACTGTACGTGAGAAGCTTTTAGGGATCAGAAAGAAGACTGTAGGAAACGCCTTCGCAGAAGCGGCCAGACTCGCCGTGAAGCCTATGACGGGGGTCCCCAGGAAGCCCAGGGCCGACTCCCCACCCCGCGACACGAGTCCAGTTGGAGGGTCCAGCGGGAGCCGCCGCAGCGCCCTCTGCTGCCGTGTGCCGGCACCCGCTCCGAAGGAGGCCCTGGGAGCTCTGCCCGCACTGGTCAGCTGACCAGCTGCAGCCCTCCCCTgcccgcctcctcctcctgtgGTCTGTGAAGCGTAGGGTGGGAACTAGCTGTAGCACACACTCAGACTTCTCTCTTTTCACCAGAATAATGTGCCAGTTTTTTGTAGCAATGTTCTTTGGAAGCAGAAATGCTTTGTACCAGAGCACCTCCAAACTGCCTTGAGAGGAGGTTCTGGAACCATCCCcgtttccatttttatataatttataaagaaagattAAAGCCATGTTGACTCTTTTACAGCCACTGGAGTGAACTAACCCTTGTGTCTGTCTTCCCAGGAGGGGGCAGCCTGAGAGACTGGGTCTCTCCGCCCAGGCCGCCCCCCCGCCCTTTTCAGTACTTTGGAGAACTATGCCCTCCCTTTAGTCTGTTGGGGGATATAAATTATTCTCAGGAAGAATATAATGAACTGTACAGTTACTCTGACCTATTAAAAAGGTGTCACCAGTAAAGGCCTCAGTGTCGTGTCCGTTCTCTCGGTTCTTTTCCTTTAAGCCATTCAGGTTTTTTCAGGtgacttgtttcttttctttctctgtcttctagaCAGGTCAAGGCTGTTACCACAGAAATGGCCCGTTACCGGCCTCCCTGTTCTCTCAGTCTCAGTAAACGCAGGACTCAAGACAGGAGCGGTGTCACCGTGACGGGGCTCCCTTGGCAGTCCTGGTGCCGCCACGTCACGTCCGACTGGGGACACCACTCCTCCAGAGTCCGCTTGCAAAGGGGTCACCAGCAGTGGGTCCCCCAGACCCACCCCGGCCGTGGAGTGGAGCAGACAGAACAGGGGGCTACGAGGGTCAGGTCCGGCTGGGCTCCAGTGGGGGACTGGAGGAAATGTTCCTGTGTACACAGCAGTCCCACTGGGGTTCTGTGACAGTGCTTTCATCTAAAGACGGTCAAGGAACCGCCTTCCTTCTGAGTTTCTCCTCTTCGGCATTCTTTGgtgtctgagtctgtttcttcctCCCCACAGAGGTGGCAGTGAGGGTCAGCACGCCCAGCGGGCGTCGTAGGGGAGGGCCCCGCAGAGGTGACAAGGGCTTGGCTGGGGGCTGCCCTGTGCATAGTGGCTGTGAGCAGCGTTCTGGGCCTCCACCCACTAGAAGCCAggtgtcctcctccctcccagttgtgacaaccaaaccCGTCCCTAACGTCCACGTGACGGTCACCTCACAACCTCAGTGACAGTCCACCTGAAGCCAGTCCCTGCCTCCCGATCTGACTTCCTCTGCCGTGTGAAGAACTGCAGCGAGAGCTCACACAGCCTGcaagtcacagaaaaagaaacacgtCTTGTTtgtgagaaggcagagacagcagTGGCCGCCACTGGTGGGGTGCAGGCCATGCGACTCGAGATGGCAGGTGACTAAGCTTCATCCTGCAGATGAGAACTACTTAGGCAGCCAGCCGTCTGAGCCAAAAGCAGACTCTGAAAAGTGGTGGAGCCATTCCCTGCTGACCTCGGGCCTCGTCCTGGCTGGCGTGTCACCAGGTGGGAAGAGAAAGCCCCTTCAGGCAGCAGGAGCAGTGACACCAATGAGAGTCCCGTGAATGCCGCCTGCACGTGTTCTGGGACCGCCACATCTTTCAGGATCCTTTGACTGACACCCAGTCCAGACTCGTCAGTGAGGCCGTGACATCCCGTTGTCTAGAAGTATTTCATCTTCTCAAACGTGTCCTGTCAGCCGCCCTGCGGCGGGCGGCCTGTCAGCGTGAGCTGTGAGTGGCGTGCACCTGCCTCCAGGTCCGCAGGAAGTCCCATCGTGACAGGCAATGGGATGAAGGGAACCTTGTGATTTTTATCATTGGTTCTTATTTAACCTCAAAATTCGAAAGCACACGTCAGCGCTCGCAGTCACACACATGTGCCCGAGGAAGCCCTAGCCTGCGCTCCTCCAGCCTGCTGCTTAAGTGACTGTCACTCCAGGGCACGTCGCCCTGTGTCGCTGTCAGCCACGTCCTGTCTGAGAGCACACTGattgtgttttctttctcctgccaCAGATGAGGTCACAAGtacaatataattataatacattgGGCCTTTGCCAGGGCAATGTGGGCTGCTTTTTGTAATGTCTTACACAATACATTCAGTCCTTAATCTAATTCTCAGCAGGTTCTATCATATTCCTGGAAATGCATATCAGCCTTTTGAATTATAGAATGATGTCACTCTCCAACAAGAAGTGTTTCTGTTTGCCCGCGGAGGACCTCAAGGAGGAGGCGGTCTGCACATCCAATGACGTGCCTTCGTGTTCTGTCAGCGGAAGGAACTACATTATTGCAGCACTGGGAGTTTGACGGGACTTCATGTGAAgaagtgattaaaaataataattttaaaagcattttattggCAAAGGTATAgatgattaatatttttatgtcccCCAAACATCTCTGAATGTATCGGGTGACCCCTGGTGGCTCTGGACCAGAGGACGTTTGATACCTGAGTCAGAAAAGAGTTCTGCACAAGCCCAGCCATCGTGAGCCCTCAAGTCGTGTGCGTcatcagcttttttctttttcatgactttttttAGTGTTTCAAACTCATTTGCAGTGTTAA
The Saccopteryx bilineata isolate mSacBil1 chromosome 3, mSacBil1_pri_phased_curated, whole genome shotgun sequence DNA segment above includes these coding regions:
- the PTK2 gene encoding focal adhesion kinase 1 isoform X8, with product MRMESRRQVTVSWDSGGSDEAPPKPSRPGYPSPRSSEGFYPSPQHMVQTNHYQVSGYPGPHGIPAMAGSVYPGPASLLDQTDSWNHRPQEMPMWQPSVEDPAALDLRGMGPVLPTQLMEERLIRQQQEMEEDQRWLEKEERFLKPDVRLSRGSVDRDDGGLQGPTGNQHIYQPVGKPDPAAPPKKPPRPGAPGPLGSLAGLGSPADSYNEGVKLQPQEISPPPTANLDRSNDRVYENVTGLVKAVIEMSSKIQPAPPEEYVPMVKEVGLALRTLLATVDETIPGLPASTHREIEMAQKLLNSDLGELINKMKLAQQYVLTSLQQEYKKQMLTAAHALAVDAKNLLDVIDQARLKMLGQPRPH